The following coding sequences lie in one Serratia symbiotica genomic window:
- a CDS encoding Glycosyl transferase 8 family protein (Putatively involved in lipopolysaccharide biosynthesis) encodes MENNLNYTLIKKIIKLKLTIKDHLYQIHNIQYTYKKYHIAFGVDKNFINHLCITIRSIINHTHTDSLNFHIITNKKKINIINKLFFLISGTIHNIYIYQIPDIFFNKLPTTHFFTKAIYYRLLAPYLISNESIILYLDSDIICLNSFSNFYNSILNSKKIAFVVSEEKNLEPILAKNINLKGLKYFNSGMILINIKKWLKEDISNKTILILKSKGDKLKYMDQDALNIILENKIKFVNKKYNFIIMLNNKKNNFTNISLINAIFLHYAGIDKPWQKWNIQKITKFYTNIYYNSPWLSYNLDLPKNNIQTKKMYKIMFYKKKYLSFIFWYLFYLKFFYNDIFNKILNIFNHKNHKKL; translated from the coding sequence ATGGAAAATAATTTAAATTATACTTTAATTAAAAAAATAATAAAATTAAAATTAACAATTAAAGATCATTTGTATCAAATACATAATATTCAATATACATATAAAAAATATCATATTGCATTTGGTGTAGATAAAAATTTTATTAATCATCTTTGTATTACTATTCGTTCAATAATTAATCATACACATACAGATTCACTCAATTTTCATATTATTACTAACAAAAAAAAAATTAATATAATAAATAAATTATTTTTTCTTATTTCTGGAACTATACATAATATATATATATATCAGATTCCTGATATATTTTTTAATAAATTACCTACAACTCATTTTTTTACTAAAGCAATTTATTATAGATTATTAGCTCCTTATTTAATTTCAAATGAATCTATAATATTGTATTTAGATTCTGATATTATTTGTTTAAATTCTTTTAGTAATTTTTATAATAGTATATTAAATTCTAAAAAAATTGCTTTTGTTGTTAGTGAAGAAAAAAATTTAGAACCTATTTTAGCTAAAAATATAAATTTAAAAGGATTAAAATATTTTAATTCAGGTATGATTTTAATAAACATAAAAAAATGGTTAAAAGAAGATATTAGTAATAAAACAATTTTAATATTAAAATCTAAGGGTGATAAATTAAAATATATGGATCAAGATGCATTAAATATAATCCTTGAAAATAAAATTAAATTTGTTAATAAAAAATATAATTTTATAATTATGTTAAATAATAAAAAAAATAATTTTACAAATATATCATTAATTAATGCTATATTTTTACATTATGCAGGTATAGATAAACCATGGCAAAAATGGAATATACAAAAAATTACTAAATTTTATACAAATATTTATTATAATTCTCCATGGTTATCTTATAATTTAGATCTTCCAAAAAATAATATACAAACAAAAAAAATGTATAAAATAATGTTTTATAAAAAAAAGTATTTATCTTTTATTTTTTGGTATTTATTTTATTTAAAATTTTTTTATAATGACATATTTAATAAAATATTAAATATATTTAATCATAAAAATCATAAAAAATTATAA
- a CDS encoding Glycosyl transferase 2 family protein (Putatively involved in lipopolysaccharide biosynthesis), translated as MILNNIILSIIITTQNCETYIEKTLSTLLNSLSSLKNGYEIILINDTSIDKTTKILKKFTKNHINFTYLFQVNFKNIGKVRNFAIKKCSGNYITMIDGDDLLVKDALYDIIKFLIIFKPDLLLTKLYEIYKRNKINISWNNLNLKYLSQSQTIKKFLIHKDIQAHFIGQFIKRKILIKHPFPTFCCYEDSYLFPIILIHCYSIYYSYNSYYLYFKHKNSLSNKINYKKIKLLIIATQKMENIFNKKYHNLISCHWINIFERYNKKIYNTIYYPMIIKKINKINYISFLLDPSIRLSFKKKYLKIKKWKII; from the coding sequence ATGATATTAAATAATATAATACTGAGTATTATTATAACAACACAAAATTGTGAAACTTATATAGAAAAAACATTATCTACTTTATTAAATTCACTTTCTAGTTTAAAAAATGGTTATGAAATTATATTAATTAATGATACTTCTATTGATAAAACAACAAAAATATTAAAAAAATTTACTAAAAATCATATAAATTTCACATATTTATTTCAAGTTAATTTTAAAAATATTGGTAAAGTTAGAAATTTTGCTATTAAAAAATGTTCAGGTAATTATATTACTATGATCGATGGTGATGATTTACTTGTAAAAGATGCATTATACGATATAATAAAATTTTTAATAATTTTTAAACCAGATTTATTACTTACTAAACTTTATGAAATTTATAAACGTAATAAAATAAATATTTCATGGAATAATTTAAATTTAAAATATTTATCACAATCACAAACAATTAAAAAATTTTTAATACATAAAGATATACAAGCTCATTTTATCGGTCAATTTATTAAAAGAAAAATATTAATTAAACATCCTTTTCCTACATTTTGTTGCTATGAAGATTCTTATCTTTTTCCAATTATTTTAATTCATTGTTATTCTATTTATTATTCTTATAATAGTTATTATCTTTATTTTAAACATAAAAATAGTTTATCAAATAAAATTAATTATAAAAAAATAAAATTACTTATTATAGCCACTCAAAAAATGGAAAATATATTTAATAAAAAATATCATAATTTAATTTCTTGTCATTGGATAAATATATTTGAACGTTATAATAAAAAAATATATAATACAATTTATTATCCAATGATAATAAAAAAAATAAATAAAATTAATTATATTTCTTTTTTATTAGATCCTAGTATTCGTTTAAGTTTTAAAAAAAAATATCTTAAAATAAAAAAATGGAAAATAATTTAA
- the rfaC gene encoding Lipopolysaccharide heptosyltransferase 1 → MKVLIIKISSMGDILHTFPALTDAMKAIPNISFDWIVEECFNQIPTWHPAVNNVIIVAFRRWKKNWFNSLVRKQRNNFKNKIQSNHYDVIIDAQGLIKSSILITRLTKGYKHGYNYNTIREPFASFFYNYKHNVNKQQHAVERIRELFSKSLYYSKPNNYGNYSINKQLFFNLQKKDTKQYLVFLHSTTRSNKHWPEKNWRDLIKLTMNHKIKIKLIWNSINEYKRSQRLAYGFPHVEILPKLTLKYIANILLNAKSIVSVDTGLSHLSAALNKPNITLFGPTNPKFIGGYGQNQYPCLPLIGNNMKNISAQQVYQLLQKINIF, encoded by the coding sequence ATGAAAGTATTAATTATTAAAATTTCTTCTATGGGAGATATACTTCATACATTCCCGGCTTTAACAGATGCAATGAAAGCTATTCCTAATATTTCTTTTGATTGGATAGTAGAAGAATGTTTTAATCAAATACCTACTTGGCATCCAGCTGTAAATAATGTAATTATAGTAGCTTTTCGTCGCTGGAAAAAAAATTGGTTTAATAGTTTAGTAAGAAAACAAAGAAATAATTTTAAAAATAAAATACAATCAAATCATTATGATGTAATAATTGATGCACAAGGATTAATTAAAAGCTCTATTTTAATTACTCGACTTACTAAAGGTTATAAACATGGTTATAATTATAATACCATTCGTGAACCATTTGCTAGTTTTTTTTATAATTATAAACATAATGTTAATAAACAACAACATGCTGTAGAACGTATACGTGAATTATTTTCTAAAAGTTTATATTATTCTAAACCAAATAATTATGGAAATTATTCTATTAATAAACAATTATTTTTTAATTTACAAAAAAAAGATACTAAACAATATTTAGTATTTTTACATAGTACCACTCGTTCTAATAAACATTGGCCTGAAAAAAATTGGAGAGATCTTATAAAATTAACTATGAATCATAAAATAAAAATTAAATTAATTTGGAATTCTATAAATGAATATAAAAGATCTCAAAGATTAGCATATGGATTTCCTCATGTTGAAATTTTACCAAAACTTACATTAAAATATATTGCTAATATATTATTAAATGCTAAAAGCATAGTATCAGTAGATACTGGATTAAGTCATCTAAGTGCTGCATTAAATAAACCTAATATTACATTATTTGGACCAACAAATCCTAAATTTATAGGTGGATATGGTCAAAATCAATATCCTTGTCTTCCATTAATAGGAAATAATATGAAAAATATTAGTGCTCAACAAGTATATCAACTTTTACAAAAAATAAATATATTTTAA
- the rfaF gene encoding ADP-heptose--LPS heptosyltransferase 2 has protein sequence MKILIIGPSWIGDMMISQSLYRTLKNKYPDALIDVMTVTWCKELLIRMSEINKILLMPLGHNILNIKKRWNIGYSLRSNKYDRSYILPNSFKSALIPFFANIPKRIGWRGEMRYGLINDIRILNKIAFPLMIHRYCALSYNKIDVKCSEDIPKPLLLPKIKVTKEEIAKIINIFNINTNKPIIGFCPGSEFGPAKCWPYYHYVTLAEILIKKGYQIILLGSIKDNLTGNKIYINIKKNMQYFCLNLIGKTRLEEAIIIIAYCKIIISNDSGLMHIAAALQKPLIALYGPSSPQFTPPLSHNAKIIRLIKGYQKIRKGNQNYGYHQSMINIHPQQVLEILIPLLTII, from the coding sequence ATGAAAATATTAATTATTGGTCCATCATGGATTGGTGATATGATGATATCACAAAGTCTGTATCGAACTTTAAAAAATAAATATCCAGATGCATTAATTGATGTAATGACAGTAACTTGGTGTAAAGAACTATTAATACGTATGTCAGAAATAAATAAAATTTTATTAATGCCTTTAGGTCATAATATTTTAAATATTAAAAAAAGATGGAATATTGGTTATTCACTTCGTTCTAATAAATATGATCGTTCTTATATATTACCCAATTCTTTTAAATCTGCATTAATACCATTTTTTGCTAATATTCCAAAACGTATAGGTTGGCGTGGTGAAATGCGTTATGGTCTTATAAACGATATTCGTATATTAAATAAAATTGCATTTCCATTAATGATACATCGTTATTGTGCTTTAAGTTATAATAAAATAGATGTTAAATGTTCTGAAGATATACCTAAACCATTATTATTACCAAAAATAAAAGTTACAAAAGAAGAAATTGCTAAAATAATTAATATATTTAATATTAATACTAATAAACCAATTATTGGTTTTTGTCCAGGTTCCGAATTTGGACCGGCAAAATGTTGGCCATATTATCATTATGTTACATTAGCAGAAATATTAATAAAAAAAGGTTATCAAATTATACTTCTAGGTTCTATAAAAGATAATTTAACTGGTAATAAAATTTATATAAATATTAAAAAAAATATGCAATATTTTTGTTTAAATTTAATTGGTAAAACTAGATTAGAAGAAGCAATAATTATTATTGCTTACTGTAAAATAATAATTAGTAATGATTCTGGTTTAATGCATATTGCTGCTGCTTTACAAAAACCATTAATAGCTTTATATGGACCTAGTAGCCCACAATTTACACCACCTTTATCCCATAATGCAAAAATTATTCGTTTAATTAAAGGTTATCAAAAGATACGTAAAGGAAATCAAAATTATGGTTATCATCAAAGTATGATTAATATTCATCCTCAACAAGTATTAGAAATATTAATACCATTATTAACTATAATTTAA
- the hldD gene encoding ADP-L-glycero-D-manno-heptose-6-epimerase, whose amino-acid sequence MIIVTGGAGMIGSNIIYELNNKGYNNIIVVDNLKNGIKFNNLVDLNISDYIDKDDFIFEILSNSKINNIEVIFHQGACSSTMEWDGKYIMNNNYKYSKHILHYCLNHKIPLLYASSAAVYGINEKFIEEPKYEKPLNIYGYSKLLFDQYVRKILPQSTSQICGFRYFNVYGPRENHKNNMASIAFHIHKQIYNGKNPKLFFGTKNFKRDFIYVNDIAKINLWFWENNKSGIFNCGTSKAESFQIIANTIIDFYKKGEIEFIKFPKNIKKYYQTYTQANITKLRNIGCNISFKTLSQGIKEYMTWLKYHYTN is encoded by the coding sequence ATGATTATTGTTACTGGTGGTGCTGGTATGATTGGTAGTAATATTATTTATGAATTAAATAATAAAGGATATAATAATATTATTGTAGTAGATAATTTAAAAAATGGAATTAAATTCAACAATCTTGTTGATCTTAATATATCTGATTATATTGATAAAGATGATTTTATATTTGAAATTTTATCTAATTCTAAAATAAATAATATTGAAGTAATATTTCATCAAGGTGCATGTTCTTCAACTATGGAATGGGATGGAAAATATATAATGAATAATAATTATAAATATTCTAAACATATTCTTCATTATTGTTTAAATCATAAAATTCCCTTATTATATGCATCTTCTGCTGCTGTTTATGGTATTAATGAAAAATTTATCGAAGAACCAAAATATGAAAAACCATTAAATATTTATGGATATTCAAAACTTCTTTTTGATCAATATGTACGAAAAATACTTCCTCAATCTACTTCACAAATTTGTGGTTTTCGTTATTTTAACGTTTATGGTCCACGAGAAAACCATAAAAATAATATGGCTAGTATAGCCTTTCATATACATAAACAAATTTATAATGGAAAAAATCCAAAATTATTTTTTGGTACAAAAAATTTTAAACGTGATTTTATTTATGTTAATGATATCGCAAAAATTAATTTATGGTTTTGGGAAAATAATAAATCAGGTATTTTTAATTGTGGTACAAGTAAAGCAGAAAGTTTTCAAATAATTGCTAATACAATAATAGATTTTTATAAAAAAGGTGAAATTGAATTTATTAAGTTTCCCAAAAATATTAAAAAATATTATCAAACATATACTCAAGCTAATATTACTAAATTACGAAATATTGGTTGTAATATATCTTTTAAAACACTATCTCAAGGAATAAAAGAATATATGACTTGGTTAAAATATCATTACACAAACTAA